A genomic region of Trifolium pratense cultivar HEN17-A07 linkage group LG3, ARS_RC_1.1, whole genome shotgun sequence contains the following coding sequences:
- the LOC123913365 gene encoding homeobox protein BEL1 homolog, with protein sequence MAHEDDKTSSGGFCYNPTIQTQIHQGFVSDPEMFNLTTGMEMIGFSKHLQHQQQQQQQSSTDTNMWKTNFIGKLPSQHSAGGSSKTINNDSNFYHHQDFTTSSDHHHHQNLNNMIQHQHHQWQQQQQVVATDDDSSLRCVFPCEGNERPSQGLSLSLSSTNPSSIGLQSFELRHTTPHTQQDQGYHGHFLLKNSKFLLPAQQLLNEFCSLETTKPNDLVLQKQKSQKFNNNKQSWEDQDINNGGAGGGASSSSSTKQSLTSLEFVELQKRKTKLLSMLEEVDRRYKNYCNQMKSVVSSFEAVAGNGAAKVYSALALKAMSRHFRCLKDGILEQIQITRKAMGEKDPIAPGTTKGETPRLKILDRVLRQQRAFQQINMMETHPWRPQRGLPERSVSILRAWLFEHFLHPYPSDVDKHILARQTGLSRSQVSNWFINARVRLWKPMVEEMYLEEEKEQQRNTTTSEGVGGGNNINTHEEENLNVLQNQSSTQLQEDQKPRLVRIDSECVSSIINNNHDHNKNEANKNLNHHHHQLAVDAFGSVDIDFSSYNTHHSSDHMVAAYTSNEGFHPGGGGGGVSLTLGLQQHGGNGVSLAFPPTTQSSMFYSREQIDEPVQYSLLDGEGTNIMPYRNLMGTQLLHDLA encoded by the exons atgGCTCATGAAGATGACAAAACATCAAGTGGTGGATTTTGTTACAATCCAacaattcaaacacaaattCATCAAGGTTTTGTTTCTGATCCAGAGATGTTTAATCTCACAACAGGGATGGAGATGATAGGGTTTTCAAAACATcttcaacatcaacaacaacaacaacaacagagTTCTACTGACACAAACATGtggaaaacaaatttcatagGAAAATTACCAAGTCAACACTCTGCAGGTGGTTCTTCAAAAACCATCAACAATGACTCAAATTTCTATCATCATCAAGATTTCACTACAAGTagtgatcatcatcatcatcaaaatcTAAACAACATGATTCAACATCAACACCATCAGtggcaacaacaacaacaggtCGTTGCCACTGATGACGATTCATCACTAAGATGTGTTTTCCCTTGTGAAGGTAATGAAAGACCAAGTCAAGGACTTTCACTATCTCTTAGTTCAACAAATCCTTCATCTATTGGTTTACAATCCTTTGAACTAAGACACACTACTCCTCATACTCAACAAGATCAAGGGTATCATGGTCATTTTCTTCTCAAAAACTCTAAGTTTTTGTTACCAGCTCAACAACTTCTCAATGAGTTTTGTAGTTTAGAAACAACAAAACCAAATGATTTagttttacaaaaacaaaaatctcaaaagttcaacaacaacaaacaaagtTGGGAAGATCAAGATATTAACAATGGTGGTGCTGGTGGGGGTGCTAGTAGCAGTTCCTCAACCAAACAATCTTTAACCTCTTTAGAGTTTGTTGAATtacaaaagagaaaaactaaGCTTCTTTCCATGCTAGAAGAG GTTGATAGAAGGTACAAGAACTATTGTAATCAAATGAAGAGTGTGGTTTCATCATTTGAAGCTGTAGCTGGAAATGGAGCAGCTAAAGTTTATTCAGCTTTAGCTTTAAAAGCTATGTCAAGACATTTTAGATGTTTGAAAGATGGAATATTGGaacaaattcaaataacaaGAAAAGCTATGGGAGAAAAAGACCCTATTGCACCTGGAACAACTAAGGGTGAAACTCCTAGGCTTAAAATTCTAGATAGAGTTTTAAGACAACAAAGAGCATTTCAACAAATTAACATGATGGAAACTCATCCTTGGAGACCTCAACGCGGTCTTCCTGAACGATCTGTTTCAATTCTTCGAGCTTGGCTTTTTGAACACTTTCTACATCC gTACCCAAGCGACGTTGATAAACATATTTTGGCCCGCCAAACCGGTCTCTCAAGAAGCCAG GTATCAAATTGGTTTATTAATGCAAGGGTGAGGCTATGGAAGCCAATGGTGGAAGAAATGTATctagaagaagagaaagagcaaCAAAGAAACACAACAACCTCGGAGGGAGTAGGAGGAGGAAACAACATTAATACTCATGAAGAGGAAAATCTTAATGTACTTCAAAACCAATCTTCAACACAACTTCAAGAAGACCAAAAGCCACGACTTGTTCGAATCGATTCCGAGTGTGTTTCATCCATCATTAACAACAATCATGATCATAACAAAAATGAGGCTAATAAGAATttgaatcatcatcatcaccaatTAGCCGTAGATGCATTTGGATCGGTTGATATCGATTTTTCATCTTATAATACACATCATTCTTCTGATCACATGGTTGCTGCTTACACAAGTAATGAGGGTTTCCACcccggtggtggtggtggcggaGTTTCGTTGACGTTAGGGTTACAACAACATGGTGGAAATGGAGTGAGTTTGGCTTTTCCACCAACAACTCAAAGTTCAATGTTCTATTCAAGAGAACAAATTGATGAACCGGTTCAATACTCTCTTTTGGATGGTGAAGGAACAAATATTATGCCATATAGGAATCTCATGGGGACACAATTGCTACATGACTTGGCATGA
- the LOC123916684 gene encoding uncharacterized protein LOC123916684: MKASEKLIWEQMKSTPKSCGGTPISNGGVVLTQSKTSHKLLVLLILFVSVTYVLYSLKLVSTSRACKDSPFSSTDTTHLSTSSSSTPLINATAAIRLVTDEDKPEPPTDLRHVVFGIAASAKLWEQRKNYIKLWYRSKDMRGVVWLDSKVKTEKNESLPPVRISGDTSKFAYKNKQGHRSAIRISRIVSETLRLGMKDVRWFVMGDDDTVFVTENLVRILRKYDHNQFYYIGSLSESHLQNIFFSYGMAYGGGGFAISYPLAKALHKMQDRCIQRYPGLYGSDDRMHACMAELGVPLTKETGFHQYDVYGNLLGLLASHPVTPLVSLHHLDVVEPIFPNVTRVEALQRLTIPMKLDSAGLMQQSICYDKSNRWTVSVSWGFVVQIFRGVFSPREMEMPSRTFLNWYRRADYTAYAFNTRPVSRNPCQKPFVFYFSKAKSNDTTQQTLTEYERHRVPHPECRWRMANPSSIDKVEVYKKPDPHLWDRAPRRNCCRVMKSKKKGTMVVDVGMCRGNEVSEA; encoded by the exons CCAACGGAGGTGTAGTACTAACTCAATCTAAAACCTCCCACAAACTTCTCGTTTTACTCATCCTTTTCGTTTCCGTTACCTACGTTCTTTACTCGCTCAAACTCGTTTCCACTTCACGCGCTTGCAAAGATTCACCATTCTCCTCTACCGACACTACTCATCTCTCTACTTCCTCCTCCTCTACCCCACTCATCAATGCCACCGCCGCCATCCGTCTCGTCACCGACGAAGACAAGCCAGAGCCACCGACAGACCTCCGTCATGTGGTTTTCGGAATCGCCGCATCGGCGAAACTCTGGGAGCAAAGAAAAAACTACATTAAGTTATGGTACAGATCAAAGGACATGCGAGGTGTAGTGTGGTTAGACAGTAAAGTAAAAACGGAAAAGAATGAAAGTCTCCCGCCGGTGAGAATCTCCGGCGACACTTCAAAATTCGCTTATAAAAACAAACAAGGTCATCGCTCAGCGATAAGAATCTCACGAATCGTATCTGAAACACTTCGTCTTGGAATGAAAGATGTACGGTGGTTTGTTATGGGTGACGACGACACCGTTTTTGTTACCGAGAATCTGGTGAGGATTCTGAGGAAATATGatcataatcaattttattacaTCGGAAGTTTATCGGAGAGTCATTTGCAGaacattttcttttcttatggTATGGCTTATGGTGGTGGTGGATTTGCTATAAGCTATCCTTTGGCAAAAGCGCTACACAAAATGCAGGATCGTTGTATTCAGAGATATCCTGGATTGTATGGTTCAGATGATAGAATGCATGCTTGTATGGCTGAACTCGGTGTTCCACTCACTAAAGAAACAGGGTTTCACCAG TATGATGTGTATGGGAACCTGTTAGGTCTTCTTGCATCTCATCCGGTGACTCCATTAGTGTCGTTGCACCACCTTGACGTGGTTGAGCCAATCTTCCCCAATGTGACTCGTGTAGAAGCCCTCCAACGGCTTACTATACCAATGAAACTTGACTCGGCAGGGCTCATGCAGCAATCCATTTGCTACGACAAATCAAATCGCTGGACTGTTTCTGTTTCTTGGGGTTTCGTTGTTCAGATATTTCGAGGAGTGTTTTCACCACGAGAGATGGAAATGCCTTCAAGAACGTTCTTGAATTGGTACAGAAGAGCAGATTACACTGCATATGCATTCAACACGCGTCCCGTTAGTCGAAATCCATGCCAGAAGCCTTTTGTATTTTACTTCTCAAAGGCAAAATCCAACGATACAACCCAACAAACGCTGACTGAATACGAACGGCACCGCGTCCCTCACCCAGAATGTCGGTGGAGGATGGCCAATCCTTCTTCTATTGACAAAGTGGAGGTATATAAGAAGCCAGATCCGCATCTATGGGATAGA GCTCCAAGGAGAAACTGTTGCAGAGTTATGAAGTCGAAAAAGAAAGGAACGATGGTGGTAGATGTGGGTATGTGTAGGGGAAATGAGGTAAGTGAAGCATAG
- the LOC123916678 gene encoding subtilisin-like protease SBT5.3, with product MSYLHLMLEEHPDVKSVFLTGKCTPQTTNSWIFLGLGKKDNVLEASLWRKTFGEDIIIANIDSGVLPESKSFSDEDMGPIPTRWRGICQTGKDNSDNFHCNRLELSKRAALPYFGPVRSGFVGPG from the exons ATGAGTTACTTGCACCTTATGTTGGAAG AGCATCCAGATGTAAAATCAGTATTCCTAACTGGAAAATGTACACCCCAAACAACCAACTCATGGATTTTCCTTGGATTGGGAAAAAAGGATAATGTTCTCGAGGCCTCATTATGGCGAAAAACATTTGGGGAAGACATAATCATTGCAAACATAGACTCAG GTGTTTTGCCCGAATCTAAAAGTTTTAGTGATGAAGATATGGGGCCGATCCCAACTAGATGGCGTGGAATTTGTCAAACTGGCAAAGACAATTCTGATAATTTTCATTGCAATAGGTTAGaactgtcaaaacgggcggctCTGCCATATTTCGGGCCGGTCCGGTCGGGCTTCGttgggccgggctaa
- the LOC123916343 gene encoding BTB/POZ domain-containing protein At1g63850: MAAATTKTTSNFLKPPNHPNNNQPITITKPKRRKCRETTISTSASTRIQLSEPDSQLPDSPSPNYTFRYSPGTFSPIMDHFTHSSSPGQDPFPSSFTKFNSALTAGLLNPMSPPPDKTRSSPTLFEMMVNEPDIHHRPNQIPNNIPTTSSSSSSSIQKPQIVVQDRETLMMHRISELLSASRSPGNHFNDSSSSDIKLTLSSKDGFSVSMNVHRQILVAHSRFFSVKLSDRWTQQQQRTALPYLVEIADCDDVEVYVETLRLMYCKDLRKKLMKEDVSKVLGILKVSAAIGFDAGVLSCLEYLEAAPWAEDEEDKVASLLSELRLESVGAGEVLKRVSTDVVNGNEEGNDNEEVLLKLIRVVLEGKDEKARREMKGLVSKMLHENSSQNDLRKESLYSACDDCMQLLRHHFLRAADSDLQDVSQIARQADNLYWILDILIDRQIAEDFLKAWASESELSEAHSKVPAVHRFEVSRVTARLFVGIGKGQLLASKDARCLLLKTWLVPFYDDFGWMRRASKGLDRHLIEDGLSNTILTLPLSWQQEILLAWFNRFLNSGEDCPNIQRGFEVWWRRAFWKRNGEQDRTRQLRITSASIEHT, from the exons ATGGCAGCAGCAACAACTAAAACAACATCAAATTTCCTCAAACCTCCAAATCATCCTAATAACAACCAACCCATCACAATCACTAAACCTAAACGACGCAAATGTCGTGAAACCACAATCTCAACCTCCGCTTCGACCCGAATCCAACTATCCGAACCCGATTCTCAATTACCCGATTCACCTTCCCCTAATTACACCTTTCGTTACTCTCCCGGTACATTTTCACCAATCATGGATCATTTCACACATTCCTCTTCCCCGGGTCAGGACCCGTTTCCTTCAAGCTTCACTAAATTCAATTCAGCACTCACCGCCGGTCTTCTCAACCCAATGTCACCACCGCCGGATAAAACCCGATCCAGTCCAACTCTCTTTGAAATGATGGTTAACGAACCCGATATTCATCACAGACCAAATCAGATCCCAAACAACATTCCTactacttcttcttcttcttcttcgtcgaTTCAGAAACCCCAAATTGTAGTTCAAGATCGTGAAACCCTAATGATGCATCGAATTTCTGAATTGTTATCAGCTTCTCGTAGCCCTGGGAATCACTTCAATGATTCATCTTCGAGTGATATTAAGCTTACGTTAAGTTCTAAAGATGGGTTCAGTGTTTCCATGAATGTTCATCGTCAGATTCTTGTTGCACATAGTAGATTCTTCTCCGTCAAGCTTTCTGATCGGTGGACACAGCAACAGCAACGAACGGCTTTGCCTTATCTTGTTGAAATTGCTGATTGTGATGATGTTGAGGTTTATGTCGAGACTTTGAGGTTGATGTATTGTAAGGATCTTCGGAAGAAGCTAATGAAAGAGGATGTTTCCAAAGTTTTGGGTATCTTAAAG GTTTCAGCTGCGATTGGATTTGATGCTGGGGTTTTGTCTTGTTTGGAGTACTTGGAAGCAGCACCGTGGGCGGAGGATGAAGAAGACAAGGTGGCATCGCTCCTGTCTGAACTTCGTCTTGAATCTGTTGGTGCTGGGGAGGTTTTGAAGAGGGTTTCTACTGATGTTGTCAATGGAAATGAAGAGGGGAATGATAATGAAGAAGTTTTGCTTAAACTTATTCGTGTGGTTCTTGAAGGCAAAGATGAAAAGGCCAGGCGAGAAATGAAAGGCTTGGTGTCGAAGATGCTCCATGAGAATTCTTCTCAGAATGATCTTCGGAAGGAGTCGTTATACTCAGCATGTGATGATTGTATGCAGCTGCTTCGTCATCACTTTTTGCGGGCCGCAGATTCGGATCTACAAGATGTGAGTCAAATTGCGCGACAAGCAGATAATTTGTATTGGATTTTGGATATTTTGATTGATAGACAGATTGCCGAAGATTTCCTAAAAGCATGGGCCTCCGAATCAGAATTATCTGAAGCCCATTCTAAGGTGCCTGCTGTTCATAGGTTTGAGGTTAGCAGAGTTACCGCTAGGTTGTTTGTTGGGATTGGGAAGGGACAGTTGCTGGCTTCTAAAGATGCTAGGTGTTTACTTCTAAAAACATGGCTTGTGCCATTTTATGATGATTTTGGTTGGATGAGGAGAGCATCCAAGGGCCTTGATAGGCATCTAATCGAGGACGGTCTTAGTAACACAATTCTAACTCTACCACTCTCCTGGCAACAGGAAATTTTGCTTGCTTGGTTTAATCGTTTCTTGAATTCCGGTGAAGATTGCCCAAATATTCAAAGAGGGTTTGAAGTTTGGTGGAGAAGAGCTTTCTGGAAGAGGAATGGAGAGCAAGACCGGACAAGACAATTACGAATTACATCTGCATCAATTGAGCACACTTGA